From Anopheles arabiensis isolate DONGOLA chromosome 3, AaraD3, whole genome shotgun sequence, a single genomic window includes:
- the LOC120904521 gene encoding rab11 family-interacting protein 4B isoform X24 encodes MTKPCYSTGKRQLGSNALAKSSSFNSSGRSSNCDTAEDMYSDVSLEDVQDINHKLEILQRQVTNLADTQSNVDDRTSRTKTEYAVLQARYHMLEEQLRETELRAEERLAEEQKRHRELLARVEREAKLQNENCQIRIRTMEMEVTSLREEIQRLRLQSDKQAADLHATEEKLEKARDSLMISQQDLAEARAEEKKHRAEKQAAEELMVELGKECERLRSERGPALPTTSPESLRLEELHQEMDELRQKNKSLEEANEELQAMMLTRSIEEGRNLLNGTSNSLAQELEAMSQNQDTVDSTTLASLTQLQVAFQEKEEENRRLKHYIDTMLLNVVENYPQLLEVKAA; translated from the exons ATGACGAAACCATGTTATAG TACTGGCAAACGACAGCTTGGATCCAATGCCTTAGCAAA ATCGTCGAGCTTCAACTCGTCCGGCAGAAGCTCAAACTGTGATACGGCCGAAGACATGTACAGCGATGTCAGTTTGGAAGATGTACAAGACATAAATCATAAG CTCGAAATACTACAACGGCAAGTCACCAATCTGGCAGACACCCAGAGCAATGTGGACGATCGCACGAGTAGAACGAAAACGGAATATGCCGTCCTTCAAGCGCGTTATCATATGCTGGAGGAGCAGCTGAGAGAG acTGAATTGCGGGCGGAAGAACGATTGGCTGAAGAACAAAAGCGTCACAGGGAGTTGCTGGCCCGCGTCGAGCGGGAGGCAAAATTGCAGAATGAAAACTGTCAGATCCGGATACGGACGATGGAGATGGAGGTAACCAGCTTGCGGGAGGAGATCCAACGATTGCGCCTGCAAAGTGACAAACAGGCGGCCGATCTGCATGCGACGGAGGAGAAGCTGGAGAAAGCTCGGGATTCGCTGATGATCTCGCAGCAGGATCTGGCGGAAGCAAGGGCAGAGGAGAAAAA GCATAGAGCCGAGAAGCAAGCGGCAGAGGAACTGATGGTAGAGCTTGGCAAGGAATGTGAACGGCTGCGTTCTGAGCGTGGGCCCGCACTGCCAACGACATCGCCCGAGTCGCTGCGACTGGAGGAATTGCATCAGGAAATGGACGAATTGCGCCAGAAGAACAAGTCACTGGAGGAAGCGAACGAAGAGCTTCAGGCTATGATGTTGACCCGTAGCATTGAGGAAGGGCGTAATCTGCTGAACGGGACCTCGAACAGTTTGGCCCAAGAGCTAGAAGCCATGAGCCAAAATCAG GATACCGTTGATTCGACCACTTTAGCGTCATTAACACAG CTCCAGGTCGCATTCCAGgagaaggaagaggagaaCCGACGACTGAAGCATTACATCGACACGATGCTATTGAACGTGGTGGAAAACTATCCACAGCTGCTGGAAGTGAAAGCCGCCTAA
- the LOC120904521 gene encoding rab11 family-interacting protein 4B isoform X22 produces the protein MTKPCYSTGKRQLGSNALANHLYRSSSFNSSGRSSNCDTAEDMYSDVSLEDVQDINHKLEILQRQVTNLADTQSNVDDRTSRTKTEYAVLQARYHMLEEQLRETELRAEERLAEEQKRHRELLARVEREAKLQNENCQIRIRTMEMEVTSLREEIQRLRLQSDKQAADLHATEEKLEKARDSLMISQQDLAEARAEEKKHRAEKQAAEELMVELGKECERLRSERGPALPTTSPESLRLEELHQEMDELRQKNKSLEEANEELQAMMLTRSIEEGRNLLNGTSNSLAQELEAMSQNQDTVDSTTLASLTQLQVAFQEKEEENRRLKHYIDTMLLNVVENYPQLLEVKAA, from the exons ATGACGAAACCATGTTATAG TACTGGCAAACGACAGCTTGGATCCAATGCCTTAGCAAA TCATCTTTATAGATCGTCGAGCTTCAACTCGTCCGGCAGAAGCTCAAACTGTGATACGGCCGAAGACATGTACAGCGATGTCAGTTTGGAAGATGTACAAGACATAAATCATAAG CTCGAAATACTACAACGGCAAGTCACCAATCTGGCAGACACCCAGAGCAATGTGGACGATCGCACGAGTAGAACGAAAACGGAATATGCCGTCCTTCAAGCGCGTTATCATATGCTGGAGGAGCAGCTGAGAGAG acTGAATTGCGGGCGGAAGAACGATTGGCTGAAGAACAAAAGCGTCACAGGGAGTTGCTGGCCCGCGTCGAGCGGGAGGCAAAATTGCAGAATGAAAACTGTCAGATCCGGATACGGACGATGGAGATGGAGGTAACCAGCTTGCGGGAGGAGATCCAACGATTGCGCCTGCAAAGTGACAAACAGGCGGCCGATCTGCATGCGACGGAGGAGAAGCTGGAGAAAGCTCGGGATTCGCTGATGATCTCGCAGCAGGATCTGGCGGAAGCAAGGGCAGAGGAGAAAAA GCATAGAGCCGAGAAGCAAGCGGCAGAGGAACTGATGGTAGAGCTTGGCAAGGAATGTGAACGGCTGCGTTCTGAGCGTGGGCCCGCACTGCCAACGACATCGCCCGAGTCGCTGCGACTGGAGGAATTGCATCAGGAAATGGACGAATTGCGCCAGAAGAACAAGTCACTGGAGGAAGCGAACGAAGAGCTTCAGGCTATGATGTTGACCCGTAGCATTGAGGAAGGGCGTAATCTGCTGAACGGGACCTCGAACAGTTTGGCCCAAGAGCTAGAAGCCATGAGCCAAAATCAG GATACCGTTGATTCGACCACTTTAGCGTCATTAACACAG CTCCAGGTCGCATTCCAGgagaaggaagaggagaaCCGACGACTGAAGCATTACATCGACACGATGCTATTGAACGTGGTGGAAAACTATCCACAGCTGCTGGAAGTGAAAGCCGCCTAA
- the LOC120904521 gene encoding rab11 family-interacting protein 4B isoform X23, translated as MTKPCYSSTGKRQLGSNALAKSSSFNSSGRSSNCDTAEDMYSDVSLEDVQDINHKLEILQRQVTNLADTQSNVDDRTSRTKTEYAVLQARYHMLEEQLRETELRAEERLAEEQKRHRELLARVEREAKLQNENCQIRIRTMEMEVTSLREEIQRLRLQSDKQAADLHATEEKLEKARDSLMISQQDLAEARAEEKKHRAEKQAAEELMVELGKECERLRSERGPALPTTSPESLRLEELHQEMDELRQKNKSLEEANEELQAMMLTRSIEEGRNLLNGTSNSLAQELEAMSQNQDTVDSTTLASLTQLQVAFQEKEEENRRLKHYIDTMLLNVVENYPQLLEVKAA; from the exons ATGACGAAACCATGTTATAG CAGTACTGGCAAACGACAGCTTGGATCCAATGCCTTAGCAAA ATCGTCGAGCTTCAACTCGTCCGGCAGAAGCTCAAACTGTGATACGGCCGAAGACATGTACAGCGATGTCAGTTTGGAAGATGTACAAGACATAAATCATAAG CTCGAAATACTACAACGGCAAGTCACCAATCTGGCAGACACCCAGAGCAATGTGGACGATCGCACGAGTAGAACGAAAACGGAATATGCCGTCCTTCAAGCGCGTTATCATATGCTGGAGGAGCAGCTGAGAGAG acTGAATTGCGGGCGGAAGAACGATTGGCTGAAGAACAAAAGCGTCACAGGGAGTTGCTGGCCCGCGTCGAGCGGGAGGCAAAATTGCAGAATGAAAACTGTCAGATCCGGATACGGACGATGGAGATGGAGGTAACCAGCTTGCGGGAGGAGATCCAACGATTGCGCCTGCAAAGTGACAAACAGGCGGCCGATCTGCATGCGACGGAGGAGAAGCTGGAGAAAGCTCGGGATTCGCTGATGATCTCGCAGCAGGATCTGGCGGAAGCAAGGGCAGAGGAGAAAAA GCATAGAGCCGAGAAGCAAGCGGCAGAGGAACTGATGGTAGAGCTTGGCAAGGAATGTGAACGGCTGCGTTCTGAGCGTGGGCCCGCACTGCCAACGACATCGCCCGAGTCGCTGCGACTGGAGGAATTGCATCAGGAAATGGACGAATTGCGCCAGAAGAACAAGTCACTGGAGGAAGCGAACGAAGAGCTTCAGGCTATGATGTTGACCCGTAGCATTGAGGAAGGGCGTAATCTGCTGAACGGGACCTCGAACAGTTTGGCCCAAGAGCTAGAAGCCATGAGCCAAAATCAG GATACCGTTGATTCGACCACTTTAGCGTCATTAACACAG CTCCAGGTCGCATTCCAGgagaaggaagaggagaaCCGACGACTGAAGCATTACATCGACACGATGCTATTGAACGTGGTGGAAAACTATCCACAGCTGCTGGAAGTGAAAGCCGCCTAA
- the LOC120904521 gene encoding rab11 family-interacting protein 4B isoform X21, with the protein MTKPCYSSTGKRQLGSNALANHLYRSSSFNSSGRSSNCDTAEDMYSDVSLEDVQDINHKLEILQRQVTNLADTQSNVDDRTSRTKTEYAVLQARYHMLEEQLRETELRAEERLAEEQKRHRELLARVEREAKLQNENCQIRIRTMEMEVTSLREEIQRLRLQSDKQAADLHATEEKLEKARDSLMISQQDLAEARAEEKKHRAEKQAAEELMVELGKECERLRSERGPALPTTSPESLRLEELHQEMDELRQKNKSLEEANEELQAMMLTRSIEEGRNLLNGTSNSLAQELEAMSQNQDTVDSTTLASLTQLQVAFQEKEEENRRLKHYIDTMLLNVVENYPQLLEVKAA; encoded by the exons ATGACGAAACCATGTTATAG CAGTACTGGCAAACGACAGCTTGGATCCAATGCCTTAGCAAA TCATCTTTATAGATCGTCGAGCTTCAACTCGTCCGGCAGAAGCTCAAACTGTGATACGGCCGAAGACATGTACAGCGATGTCAGTTTGGAAGATGTACAAGACATAAATCATAAG CTCGAAATACTACAACGGCAAGTCACCAATCTGGCAGACACCCAGAGCAATGTGGACGATCGCACGAGTAGAACGAAAACGGAATATGCCGTCCTTCAAGCGCGTTATCATATGCTGGAGGAGCAGCTGAGAGAG acTGAATTGCGGGCGGAAGAACGATTGGCTGAAGAACAAAAGCGTCACAGGGAGTTGCTGGCCCGCGTCGAGCGGGAGGCAAAATTGCAGAATGAAAACTGTCAGATCCGGATACGGACGATGGAGATGGAGGTAACCAGCTTGCGGGAGGAGATCCAACGATTGCGCCTGCAAAGTGACAAACAGGCGGCCGATCTGCATGCGACGGAGGAGAAGCTGGAGAAAGCTCGGGATTCGCTGATGATCTCGCAGCAGGATCTGGCGGAAGCAAGGGCAGAGGAGAAAAA GCATAGAGCCGAGAAGCAAGCGGCAGAGGAACTGATGGTAGAGCTTGGCAAGGAATGTGAACGGCTGCGTTCTGAGCGTGGGCCCGCACTGCCAACGACATCGCCCGAGTCGCTGCGACTGGAGGAATTGCATCAGGAAATGGACGAATTGCGCCAGAAGAACAAGTCACTGGAGGAAGCGAACGAAGAGCTTCAGGCTATGATGTTGACCCGTAGCATTGAGGAAGGGCGTAATCTGCTGAACGGGACCTCGAACAGTTTGGCCCAAGAGCTAGAAGCCATGAGCCAAAATCAG GATACCGTTGATTCGACCACTTTAGCGTCATTAACACAG CTCCAGGTCGCATTCCAGgagaaggaagaggagaaCCGACGACTGAAGCATTACATCGACACGATGCTATTGAACGTGGTGGAAAACTATCCACAGCTGCTGGAAGTGAAAGCCGCCTAA
- the LOC120904521 gene encoding rab11 family-interacting protein 4B isoform X15 encodes MFRPSCNQLEISGLSTGKRQLGSNALANHLYRSSSFNSSGRSSNCDTAEDMYSDVSLEDVQDINHKLEILQRQVTNLADTQSNVDDRTSRTKTEYAVLQARYHMLEEQLRETELRAEERLAEEQKRHRELLARVEREAKLQNENCQIRIRTMEMEVTSLREEIQRLRLQSDKQAADLHATEEKLEKARDSLMISQQDLAEARAEEKKHRAEKQAAEELMVELGKECERLRSERGPALPTTSPESLRLEELHQEMDELRQKNKSLEEANEELQAMMLTRSIEEGRNLLNGTSNSLAQELEAMSQNQDTVDSTTLASLTQLQVAFQEKEEENRRLKHYIDTMLLNVVENYPQLLEVKAA; translated from the exons ATGTTTCGACCTTCGTGCAATCAGTTGGAAATTAGTGGTCTCAG TACTGGCAAACGACAGCTTGGATCCAATGCCTTAGCAAA TCATCTTTATAGATCGTCGAGCTTCAACTCGTCCGGCAGAAGCTCAAACTGTGATACGGCCGAAGACATGTACAGCGATGTCAGTTTGGAAGATGTACAAGACATAAATCATAAG CTCGAAATACTACAACGGCAAGTCACCAATCTGGCAGACACCCAGAGCAATGTGGACGATCGCACGAGTAGAACGAAAACGGAATATGCCGTCCTTCAAGCGCGTTATCATATGCTGGAGGAGCAGCTGAGAGAG acTGAATTGCGGGCGGAAGAACGATTGGCTGAAGAACAAAAGCGTCACAGGGAGTTGCTGGCCCGCGTCGAGCGGGAGGCAAAATTGCAGAATGAAAACTGTCAGATCCGGATACGGACGATGGAGATGGAGGTAACCAGCTTGCGGGAGGAGATCCAACGATTGCGCCTGCAAAGTGACAAACAGGCGGCCGATCTGCATGCGACGGAGGAGAAGCTGGAGAAAGCTCGGGATTCGCTGATGATCTCGCAGCAGGATCTGGCGGAAGCAAGGGCAGAGGAGAAAAA GCATAGAGCCGAGAAGCAAGCGGCAGAGGAACTGATGGTAGAGCTTGGCAAGGAATGTGAACGGCTGCGTTCTGAGCGTGGGCCCGCACTGCCAACGACATCGCCCGAGTCGCTGCGACTGGAGGAATTGCATCAGGAAATGGACGAATTGCGCCAGAAGAACAAGTCACTGGAGGAAGCGAACGAAGAGCTTCAGGCTATGATGTTGACCCGTAGCATTGAGGAAGGGCGTAATCTGCTGAACGGGACCTCGAACAGTTTGGCCCAAGAGCTAGAAGCCATGAGCCAAAATCAG GATACCGTTGATTCGACCACTTTAGCGTCATTAACACAG CTCCAGGTCGCATTCCAGgagaaggaagaggagaaCCGACGACTGAAGCATTACATCGACACGATGCTATTGAACGTGGTGGAAAACTATCCACAGCTGCTGGAAGTGAAAGCCGCCTAA
- the LOC120904521 gene encoding rab11 family-interacting protein 4B isoform X1: MNWHRLSDKLSPLKMMTTTKKVDYLSTTPTSATTPSSTSQPDSLDLDYDMWQGQFEFVGPTVPINAANGNCGSSSSTGSIGITSLDKQSRTSSSSLEDLRLNGYIPPDQPVLIDEETFLSLHPNDFPSSGPQSGFFLDDYGNPNQNGNALEAYQLNNNSITANGNVSGGILNIKMLNNKTNNLISSVTIEEKNAKNNLINNNLKLINDNPELSNKYILKSSNSSSKMSDLIKTDLCDNLNEQLEILQRQVTNLADTQSNVDDRTSRTKTEYAVLQARYHMLEEQLRETELRAEERLAEEQKRHRELLARVEREAKLQNENCQIRIRTMEMEVTSLREEIQRLRLQSDKQAADLHATEEKLEKARDSLMISQQDLAEARAEEKKHRAEKQAAEELMVELGKECERLRSERGPALPTTSPESLRLEELHQEMDELRQKNKSLEEANEELQAMMLTRSIEEGRNLLNGTSNSLAQELEAMSQNQDTVDSTTLASLTQLQVAFQEKEEENRRLKHYIDTMLLNVVENYPQLLEVKAA, from the exons ATGAATTGGCACCGACTTAGTGACAAACTTTCACCGCTCAAAATGATGACCACGACGAAGAAAGTCGACTATCTGTCGACGACACCGACATCAGCCACGACGCCCTCCTCGACCAGCCAACCGGACAGTCTGGATCTAGACTACGATATGTGGCAGGGTCAGTTTGAGTTCGTTGGTCCCACAGTGCCGATCAATGCTGCAAATGGTAactgcggcagcagcagcagcaccggcagcatcgGCATCACGTCGCTCGACAAGCAGTCGCGCACGTCCTCATCTAGTCTGGAAGATTTACGCTTAAACGGGTACATCCCACCCGATCAGCCGGTGCTGATCGACGAGGAAACGTTCCTCAGCCTGCACCCAAATGACTTCCCTTCGTCCGGGCCGCAGTCGGGATTTTTCCTGGACGATTACGGTAACCCAAACCAAAACGGAAATGCTCTCGAGGCTTACCAgctgaacaacaacagcattaCAGCGAACGGTAATGTGAGCGGAGGtatactcaacatcaaaatgctcaacaacaaaacgaacaaccTCATCAGCTCGGTTACGATCGAGGAGAAAAACGCCAAAAACAACTTGATCAACAACAATCTGAAGCTGATCAACGATAATCCAGAGCTCAGCAATAAGTACATTTTAAAGTCGAGCAACAGTAGCAGTAAAATGAGCGATCTAATCAAGACCGACCTATGTGATAATTTAAACGAACAA CTCGAAATACTACAACGGCAAGTCACCAATCTGGCAGACACCCAGAGCAATGTGGACGATCGCACGAGTAGAACGAAAACGGAATATGCCGTCCTTCAAGCGCGTTATCATATGCTGGAGGAGCAGCTGAGAGAG acTGAATTGCGGGCGGAAGAACGATTGGCTGAAGAACAAAAGCGTCACAGGGAGTTGCTGGCCCGCGTCGAGCGGGAGGCAAAATTGCAGAATGAAAACTGTCAGATCCGGATACGGACGATGGAGATGGAGGTAACCAGCTTGCGGGAGGAGATCCAACGATTGCGCCTGCAAAGTGACAAACAGGCGGCCGATCTGCATGCGACGGAGGAGAAGCTGGAGAAAGCTCGGGATTCGCTGATGATCTCGCAGCAGGATCTGGCGGAAGCAAGGGCAGAGGAGAAAAA GCATAGAGCCGAGAAGCAAGCGGCAGAGGAACTGATGGTAGAGCTTGGCAAGGAATGTGAACGGCTGCGTTCTGAGCGTGGGCCCGCACTGCCAACGACATCGCCCGAGTCGCTGCGACTGGAGGAATTGCATCAGGAAATGGACGAATTGCGCCAGAAGAACAAGTCACTGGAGGAAGCGAACGAAGAGCTTCAGGCTATGATGTTGACCCGTAGCATTGAGGAAGGGCGTAATCTGCTGAACGGGACCTCGAACAGTTTGGCCCAAGAGCTAGAAGCCATGAGCCAAAATCAG GATACCGTTGATTCGACCACTTTAGCGTCATTAACACAG CTCCAGGTCGCATTCCAGgagaaggaagaggagaaCCGACGACTGAAGCATTACATCGACACGATGCTATTGAACGTGGTGGAAAACTATCCACAGCTGCTGGAAGTGAAAGCCGCCTAA
- the LOC120904521 gene encoding rab11 family-interacting protein 4B isoform X13 translates to MFRPSCNQLEISGLSSTGKRQLGSNALANHLYRSSSFNSSGRSSNCDTAEDMYSDVSLEDVQDINHKLEILQRQVTNLADTQSNVDDRTSRTKTEYAVLQARYHMLEEQLRETELRAEERLAEEQKRHRELLARVEREAKLQNENCQIRIRTMEMEVTSLREEIQRLRLQSDKQAADLHATEEKLEKARDSLMISQQDLAEARAEEKKHRAEKQAAEELMVELGKECERLRSERGPALPTTSPESLRLEELHQEMDELRQKNKSLEEANEELQAMMLTRSIEEGRNLLNGTSNSLAQELEAMSQNQDTVDSTTLASLTQLQVAFQEKEEENRRLKHYIDTMLLNVVENYPQLLEVKAA, encoded by the exons ATGTTTCGACCTTCGTGCAATCAGTTGGAAATTAGTGGTCTCAG CAGTACTGGCAAACGACAGCTTGGATCCAATGCCTTAGCAAA TCATCTTTATAGATCGTCGAGCTTCAACTCGTCCGGCAGAAGCTCAAACTGTGATACGGCCGAAGACATGTACAGCGATGTCAGTTTGGAAGATGTACAAGACATAAATCATAAG CTCGAAATACTACAACGGCAAGTCACCAATCTGGCAGACACCCAGAGCAATGTGGACGATCGCACGAGTAGAACGAAAACGGAATATGCCGTCCTTCAAGCGCGTTATCATATGCTGGAGGAGCAGCTGAGAGAG acTGAATTGCGGGCGGAAGAACGATTGGCTGAAGAACAAAAGCGTCACAGGGAGTTGCTGGCCCGCGTCGAGCGGGAGGCAAAATTGCAGAATGAAAACTGTCAGATCCGGATACGGACGATGGAGATGGAGGTAACCAGCTTGCGGGAGGAGATCCAACGATTGCGCCTGCAAAGTGACAAACAGGCGGCCGATCTGCATGCGACGGAGGAGAAGCTGGAGAAAGCTCGGGATTCGCTGATGATCTCGCAGCAGGATCTGGCGGAAGCAAGGGCAGAGGAGAAAAA GCATAGAGCCGAGAAGCAAGCGGCAGAGGAACTGATGGTAGAGCTTGGCAAGGAATGTGAACGGCTGCGTTCTGAGCGTGGGCCCGCACTGCCAACGACATCGCCCGAGTCGCTGCGACTGGAGGAATTGCATCAGGAAATGGACGAATTGCGCCAGAAGAACAAGTCACTGGAGGAAGCGAACGAAGAGCTTCAGGCTATGATGTTGACCCGTAGCATTGAGGAAGGGCGTAATCTGCTGAACGGGACCTCGAACAGTTTGGCCCAAGAGCTAGAAGCCATGAGCCAAAATCAG GATACCGTTGATTCGACCACTTTAGCGTCATTAACACAG CTCCAGGTCGCATTCCAGgagaaggaagaggagaaCCGACGACTGAAGCATTACATCGACACGATGCTATTGAACGTGGTGGAAAACTATCCACAGCTGCTGGAAGTGAAAGCCGCCTAA
- the LOC120904521 gene encoding rab11 family-interacting protein 4B isoform X17, which produces MFRPSCNQLEISGLSSTGKRQLGSNALAKSSSFNSSGRSSNCDTAEDMYSDVSLEDVQDINHKLEILQRQVTNLADTQSNVDDRTSRTKTEYAVLQARYHMLEEQLRETELRAEERLAEEQKRHRELLARVEREAKLQNENCQIRIRTMEMEVTSLREEIQRLRLQSDKQAADLHATEEKLEKARDSLMISQQDLAEARAEEKKHRAEKQAAEELMVELGKECERLRSERGPALPTTSPESLRLEELHQEMDELRQKNKSLEEANEELQAMMLTRSIEEGRNLLNGTSNSLAQELEAMSQNQDTVDSTTLASLTQLQVAFQEKEEENRRLKHYIDTMLLNVVENYPQLLEVKAA; this is translated from the exons ATGTTTCGACCTTCGTGCAATCAGTTGGAAATTAGTGGTCTCAG CAGTACTGGCAAACGACAGCTTGGATCCAATGCCTTAGCAAA ATCGTCGAGCTTCAACTCGTCCGGCAGAAGCTCAAACTGTGATACGGCCGAAGACATGTACAGCGATGTCAGTTTGGAAGATGTACAAGACATAAATCATAAG CTCGAAATACTACAACGGCAAGTCACCAATCTGGCAGACACCCAGAGCAATGTGGACGATCGCACGAGTAGAACGAAAACGGAATATGCCGTCCTTCAAGCGCGTTATCATATGCTGGAGGAGCAGCTGAGAGAG acTGAATTGCGGGCGGAAGAACGATTGGCTGAAGAACAAAAGCGTCACAGGGAGTTGCTGGCCCGCGTCGAGCGGGAGGCAAAATTGCAGAATGAAAACTGTCAGATCCGGATACGGACGATGGAGATGGAGGTAACCAGCTTGCGGGAGGAGATCCAACGATTGCGCCTGCAAAGTGACAAACAGGCGGCCGATCTGCATGCGACGGAGGAGAAGCTGGAGAAAGCTCGGGATTCGCTGATGATCTCGCAGCAGGATCTGGCGGAAGCAAGGGCAGAGGAGAAAAA GCATAGAGCCGAGAAGCAAGCGGCAGAGGAACTGATGGTAGAGCTTGGCAAGGAATGTGAACGGCTGCGTTCTGAGCGTGGGCCCGCACTGCCAACGACATCGCCCGAGTCGCTGCGACTGGAGGAATTGCATCAGGAAATGGACGAATTGCGCCAGAAGAACAAGTCACTGGAGGAAGCGAACGAAGAGCTTCAGGCTATGATGTTGACCCGTAGCATTGAGGAAGGGCGTAATCTGCTGAACGGGACCTCGAACAGTTTGGCCCAAGAGCTAGAAGCCATGAGCCAAAATCAG GATACCGTTGATTCGACCACTTTAGCGTCATTAACACAG CTCCAGGTCGCATTCCAGgagaaggaagaggagaaCCGACGACTGAAGCATTACATCGACACGATGCTATTGAACGTGGTGGAAAACTATCCACAGCTGCTGGAAGTGAAAGCCGCCTAA
- the LOC120904521 gene encoding rab11 family-interacting protein 4B isoform X14 yields MDNLYKLMVYNNARNSTGKRQLGSNALANHLYRSSSFNSSGRSSNCDTAEDMYSDVSLEDVQDINHKLEILQRQVTNLADTQSNVDDRTSRTKTEYAVLQARYHMLEEQLRETELRAEERLAEEQKRHRELLARVEREAKLQNENCQIRIRTMEMEVTSLREEIQRLRLQSDKQAADLHATEEKLEKARDSLMISQQDLAEARAEEKKHRAEKQAAEELMVELGKECERLRSERGPALPTTSPESLRLEELHQEMDELRQKNKSLEEANEELQAMMLTRSIEEGRNLLNGTSNSLAQELEAMSQNQDTVDSTTLASLTQLQVAFQEKEEENRRLKHYIDTMLLNVVENYPQLLEVKAA; encoded by the exons ATGGATAACCTGTATAAATTGATGGTGTATAACAATGCTAGAAA CAGTACTGGCAAACGACAGCTTGGATCCAATGCCTTAGCAAA TCATCTTTATAGATCGTCGAGCTTCAACTCGTCCGGCAGAAGCTCAAACTGTGATACGGCCGAAGACATGTACAGCGATGTCAGTTTGGAAGATGTACAAGACATAAATCATAAG CTCGAAATACTACAACGGCAAGTCACCAATCTGGCAGACACCCAGAGCAATGTGGACGATCGCACGAGTAGAACGAAAACGGAATATGCCGTCCTTCAAGCGCGTTATCATATGCTGGAGGAGCAGCTGAGAGAG acTGAATTGCGGGCGGAAGAACGATTGGCTGAAGAACAAAAGCGTCACAGGGAGTTGCTGGCCCGCGTCGAGCGGGAGGCAAAATTGCAGAATGAAAACTGTCAGATCCGGATACGGACGATGGAGATGGAGGTAACCAGCTTGCGGGAGGAGATCCAACGATTGCGCCTGCAAAGTGACAAACAGGCGGCCGATCTGCATGCGACGGAGGAGAAGCTGGAGAAAGCTCGGGATTCGCTGATGATCTCGCAGCAGGATCTGGCGGAAGCAAGGGCAGAGGAGAAAAA GCATAGAGCCGAGAAGCAAGCGGCAGAGGAACTGATGGTAGAGCTTGGCAAGGAATGTGAACGGCTGCGTTCTGAGCGTGGGCCCGCACTGCCAACGACATCGCCCGAGTCGCTGCGACTGGAGGAATTGCATCAGGAAATGGACGAATTGCGCCAGAAGAACAAGTCACTGGAGGAAGCGAACGAAGAGCTTCAGGCTATGATGTTGACCCGTAGCATTGAGGAAGGGCGTAATCTGCTGAACGGGACCTCGAACAGTTTGGCCCAAGAGCTAGAAGCCATGAGCCAAAATCAG GATACCGTTGATTCGACCACTTTAGCGTCATTAACACAG CTCCAGGTCGCATTCCAGgagaaggaagaggagaaCCGACGACTGAAGCATTACATCGACACGATGCTATTGAACGTGGTGGAAAACTATCCACAGCTGCTGGAAGTGAAAGCCGCCTAA